The Burkholderia cepacia genome includes a region encoding these proteins:
- the queA gene encoding tRNA preQ1(34) S-adenosylmethionine ribosyltransferase-isomerase QueA, whose product MFTLSDFDFNLPPELIAQTALPDRTASRLLEVDGTVAPARLVDRQFAELPSCIAAGDLLVFNDTKVLKARFFGQKASGGKIEVLVERVTGTHTALAQIRASKSPGAGTTLRLADAFDVTVGERVEPFFTLIFPEPCLDLIEQYGRLPLPPYIEHDPDATDETRYQTVYARNPGAVAAPTAGLHFDQPMLDRLDAMGVERATLTLHVGAGTFQPVRVDNIAEHKMHSEWYDLPQSLVDRIAATRARGGNVIAVGTTSMRALEAAARAADEAGRPLAATQAETDIFITPGYRFRVVDRLVTNFHLPKSTLLMLVSAFAGVETIRAAYRHAIDERYRFFSYGDAMLLTRRDTPEAGA is encoded by the coding sequence ATGTTCACGCTTTCCGATTTCGATTTCAATCTGCCGCCCGAGCTGATCGCACAAACCGCGCTGCCCGACCGCACCGCGAGCCGCCTGCTCGAGGTCGACGGCACCGTCGCGCCCGCGCGCCTCGTCGACCGCCAATTCGCCGAGCTGCCGTCGTGCATCGCGGCCGGCGACCTGCTCGTCTTCAACGATACCAAGGTGCTGAAGGCGCGGTTCTTCGGCCAGAAGGCCAGCGGCGGCAAGATCGAGGTGCTGGTCGAGCGCGTGACCGGCACGCATACGGCGCTCGCGCAGATCCGCGCGAGCAAGTCGCCGGGCGCCGGCACGACGCTGCGCCTCGCCGATGCGTTCGACGTGACCGTCGGCGAGCGCGTCGAGCCGTTCTTCACGCTGATCTTCCCCGAGCCGTGCCTCGATCTGATCGAGCAGTACGGCCGCCTGCCGCTGCCGCCCTATATCGAGCACGATCCGGACGCGACCGACGAGACGCGCTACCAGACCGTCTACGCGCGCAATCCCGGTGCGGTCGCGGCGCCGACTGCCGGGCTGCACTTCGACCAGCCGATGCTCGACCGGCTCGACGCGATGGGCGTCGAACGCGCGACGCTGACGCTGCACGTCGGTGCCGGCACGTTCCAGCCGGTGCGCGTCGACAACATCGCCGAGCACAAGATGCACAGCGAGTGGTACGACCTGCCGCAGTCGCTCGTCGACAGGATCGCCGCGACCCGCGCGCGCGGCGGCAACGTGATCGCGGTCGGCACGACGTCGATGCGTGCGCTCGAAGCCGCCGCGCGCGCGGCCGACGAAGCGGGCCGCCCGCTCGCGGCCACGCAGGCCGAGACCGACATCTTCATCACGCCGGGCTATCGTTTCCGCGTGGTCGACCGGCTCGTGACCAACTTCCACCTGCCGAAGTCGACGCTGCTGATGCTGGTGTCCGCGTTCGCGGGCGTCGAGACGATCCGCGCCGCTTACCGGCATGCGATCGACGAACGCTACCGCTTCTTCAGCTACGGCGATGCGATGCTGCTCACGCGGCGCGACACGCCGGAGGCCGGCGCGTAA
- a CDS encoding LysR substrate-binding domain-containing protein: protein MTLTELKYIVAVARERHFGRAAEACFVSQPTLSVAIKKLEDELNVQIFERGASEVSVTPIGDQIVTQAQRVLEQTFAIKEIAKQGKDPLVGPFRLGVIYTIGPYLLPTLVKQMIQRVPQMPLMLQENYTLKLLELLKQGEIDAAIMALPFPETGLMVRPLYDEPFVVALPAGHPWEKRDEIDAEDLKQETMLLLGNGHCFRDHVLGVCPELMRFSQTADGIQKTFEGSSLETIRHMVASGVGITVLPRMSVAEIGPRANGPDAELLSYVPFNEPVPDRRVVLVWRKSFTRMPAIDAISDAISACELPGVAKLDMPATMN, encoded by the coding sequence ATGACGCTGACTGAATTGAAATACATCGTCGCGGTCGCGCGCGAACGGCATTTCGGCCGCGCGGCCGAAGCATGCTTCGTGAGCCAGCCGACGCTGTCGGTGGCGATCAAGAAGCTCGAAGACGAGCTGAACGTGCAGATTTTCGAGCGCGGCGCGAGCGAAGTGAGCGTGACGCCGATCGGTGACCAGATCGTCACGCAGGCGCAGCGCGTACTCGAGCAGACTTTCGCGATCAAGGAGATCGCGAAGCAGGGCAAGGATCCGCTGGTCGGCCCGTTCCGCCTCGGCGTGATCTACACGATCGGGCCGTACCTGCTGCCGACGCTCGTCAAGCAGATGATCCAGCGTGTCCCGCAGATGCCGCTGATGCTGCAGGAAAACTACACGCTCAAGCTGCTCGAACTGCTGAAGCAGGGCGAGATCGACGCCGCGATCATGGCGCTGCCGTTCCCGGAAACCGGCCTGATGGTGCGCCCGCTGTACGACGAGCCGTTCGTCGTCGCGCTGCCCGCCGGCCACCCGTGGGAGAAGCGCGACGAAATCGACGCCGAGGACCTGAAGCAGGAAACCATGCTGCTGCTCGGCAACGGTCACTGCTTCCGCGATCACGTGCTCGGCGTGTGCCCGGAGCTGATGCGCTTCTCGCAGACGGCCGACGGCATCCAGAAGACCTTCGAGGGCTCGTCGCTCGAGACGATCCGCCACATGGTCGCGAGCGGCGTCGGCATCACGGTGCTGCCGCGCATGTCGGTTGCCGAGATCGGCCCGCGCGCGAACGGCCCCGACGCCGAACTGCTGTCGTACGTGCCGTTCAACGAGCCGGTGCCCGACCGCCGCGTGGTGCTCGTATGGCGCAAGAGCTTCACGCGGATGCCCGCGATCGACGCGATCAGCGACGCGATTTCCGCCTGCGAGCTGCCGGGTGTCGCGAAGCTCGACATGCCGGCGACGATGAACTGA
- the tgt gene encoding tRNA guanosine(34) transglycosylase Tgt, whose amino-acid sequence MTEGSSHDTHAHIRPHNGLKFELLTTDGHARRGRVKLNHGVVETPIFMPVGTYGTVKAIQPRELHEIKAQIILGNTFHLWLRPGLDTIDAHGGLHGFMGWNKPILTDSGGFQVFSLGDLRKITEDGVTFASPINGDKLFLSPEVSMQIQKVLNSDVVMQFDECTPYATDGVPTTHKEAADSMRMSLRWAKRSLDEFNRLGNPNALFGIVQGGMFEDLRDESLAGLAELGFHGLAIGGLSVGEPKEDMMRVLRHVGPKLPANKPHYLMGVGTPEDLVEGVANSVDMFDCVMPTRNARNGWLFTRFGDVKIRNATHKNSLKPLDASCTCYTCRNFSRGYLHHLHRVGEILGAQLNTIHNLHYYLQLMSEIRDAIETHTFDAFRQRFAEDRARGVD is encoded by the coding sequence ATGACCGAAGGTTCATCCCACGATACGCACGCCCACATCCGCCCGCACAACGGCCTGAAATTCGAACTGCTGACGACCGACGGCCACGCACGCCGCGGCCGCGTGAAGCTCAACCACGGCGTGGTCGAGACGCCGATCTTCATGCCGGTCGGCACGTACGGCACCGTGAAGGCGATCCAGCCGCGCGAGCTGCACGAGATCAAGGCCCAGATCATCCTCGGCAACACGTTCCACCTGTGGCTGCGCCCGGGCCTCGACACGATCGACGCGCACGGCGGCCTGCACGGCTTCATGGGCTGGAACAAGCCGATCCTGACCGACTCGGGCGGCTTCCAGGTGTTCTCGCTCGGCGACCTGCGCAAGATCACCGAGGACGGCGTCACGTTCGCGTCGCCGATCAATGGCGACAAGCTGTTCCTGTCGCCGGAAGTGTCGATGCAGATCCAGAAGGTGCTGAACTCCGACGTCGTGATGCAGTTCGACGAGTGCACGCCGTACGCGACCGACGGCGTGCCGACCACGCACAAGGAAGCGGCCGACTCGATGCGCATGTCGCTGCGCTGGGCGAAGCGCTCGCTCGACGAGTTCAACCGGCTCGGCAACCCGAACGCGCTGTTCGGGATCGTCCAGGGCGGGATGTTCGAGGACCTGCGCGACGAATCGCTCGCGGGCCTCGCGGAACTCGGCTTCCACGGCCTCGCGATCGGCGGGCTGTCGGTGGGCGAGCCGAAGGAAGACATGATGCGCGTGCTGCGCCACGTGGGCCCGAAGCTGCCGGCCAACAAGCCGCACTACCTGATGGGCGTCGGCACGCCGGAAGACCTGGTCGAGGGCGTCGCGAACAGCGTCGACATGTTCGACTGCGTGATGCCGACCCGCAACGCCCGCAACGGCTGGCTCTTCACGCGCTTCGGCGACGTGAAGATCCGCAACGCGACGCACAAGAACTCGCTGAAGCCGCTCGACGCGAGCTGCACGTGCTACACGTGCCGGAACTTCTCGCGCGGCTACCTGCATCACCTGCACCGCGTCGGCGAAATCCTCGGCGCGCAGCTCAACACGATCCACAACCTGCACTACTACCTGCAGCTGATGAGCGAGATCCGCGACGCGATCGAGACCCACACGTTCGACGCGTTCCGCCAGCGCTTCGCGGAGGATCGCGCGAGAGGGGTCGACTGA
- the yajC gene encoding preprotein translocase subunit YajC yields the protein MPFISNAFAQGAGGAESSLMSFLPLILMFAVLYFIMIRPQMKRQKEHRNMLAAMAKGDEVVTSGGLVGKVTKVTEGYIGVEIAEGTEITVQKAAVTTILPKGTIKSL from the coding sequence GTGCCGTTCATTTCCAACGCGTTCGCGCAAGGTGCCGGTGGCGCCGAATCGAGCCTGATGAGCTTCCTGCCGCTCATCCTGATGTTTGCCGTGCTCTACTTCATCATGATCCGTCCGCAGATGAAGCGCCAGAAGGAGCACCGCAACATGCTCGCGGCCATGGCCAAGGGCGACGAAGTCGTCACGAGCGGCGGCCTCGTGGGCAAGGTGACGAAGGTCACCGAAGGCTACATCGGCGTCGAGATCGCCGAAGGCACCGAAATCACCGTGCAGAAGGCCGCGGTCACGACCATTCTGCCGAAGGGCACGATCAAGTCGCTGTAA
- the secF gene encoding protein translocase subunit SecF has product MEFFRIRKDIPFMRHALVFNVISLVTFLAAVFFLFHRGLHLSVEFTGGTVIEVQYQQAAELEPVRATLGKLGYADAQVQNFGTSRNVLIRLQLKEGLTSAQQSDQVMSALKAQSPDVTLQRVEFVGPQVGRELATDGLLALACVVIGIVIYLSFRFEWKYAVAGIIANLHDVVIILGFFAFFQWEFSLAVLAAILAVLGYSVNESVVIFDRIRETFRRERKMTVQEVINHAITTTMSRTIITHTSTEMMVLSMFFFGGPTLHYFALALTVGIMFGIYSSVFVAGSLAMWLGIKREDLIKEKKTAHDPDDPNAGAQV; this is encoded by the coding sequence ATGGAATTTTTCCGCATCCGTAAAGACATTCCGTTCATGCGGCACGCGCTGGTGTTCAACGTGATCTCGCTGGTCACGTTCCTCGCCGCCGTGTTCTTCCTGTTCCACCGCGGGCTGCACCTGTCCGTCGAATTCACCGGCGGGACGGTGATCGAGGTGCAGTACCAGCAGGCCGCCGAACTCGAACCCGTGCGCGCGACGCTCGGCAAGCTCGGCTACGCCGACGCGCAGGTGCAGAACTTCGGCACGTCGCGCAACGTGCTGATCCGGCTGCAGCTGAAGGAAGGCCTCACGTCCGCGCAGCAGAGCGACCAGGTGATGAGCGCGCTGAAGGCACAGAGCCCGGACGTCACGCTGCAACGCGTCGAATTCGTCGGCCCGCAGGTCGGCCGCGAACTCGCGACCGACGGCCTGCTCGCGCTCGCGTGCGTCGTGATCGGCATCGTGATCTACCTGTCGTTCCGCTTCGAGTGGAAGTACGCGGTGGCCGGCATCATCGCCAACCTGCACGACGTCGTGATCATTCTCGGCTTCTTCGCGTTCTTCCAGTGGGAGTTCTCGCTGGCGGTGCTCGCGGCGATCCTCGCGGTGCTCGGCTACTCGGTCAACGAGTCGGTCGTCATCTTCGACCGGATCCGCGAAACGTTCCGCCGCGAACGCAAGATGACCGTGCAGGAAGTGATCAACCACGCGATCACGACCACGATGTCGCGTACGATCATCACGCACACGTCGACCGAAATGATGGTGCTGTCGATGTTCTTCTTCGGCGGCCCGACGCTGCACTACTTCGCCCTCGCGCTGACGGTCGGCATCATGTTCGGCATCTACTCGTCGGTGTTCGTCGCGGGCTCGCTCGCGATGTGGCTCGGCATCAAGCGCGAAGACCTGATCAAGGAAAAGAAGACCGCGCACGATCCGGACGATCCCAACGCTGGCGCGCAGGTGTAA
- the secD gene encoding protein translocase subunit SecD: protein MNRYPLWKYVVMVVALAIGLLYTLPNFFGEAPAVQVSSGKATVKLDSTTLTQVESALAAAQITPDDVTFENTATNANIRVRLKDTDTQLRVKDLLQKSLNADPNDPQYVVALNLQSASPRWLTALHALPMYLGLDLRGGVHFLLQVDMTGALTKKLDSDASDARTLLRDKNIRDGGVSRVDQSVVVNFSDAQTAEDARKLLALSITELQWATQPGGGGTQVVGTFTPAVQKSVEDAALKQNLTTLHNRVNELGVSEPILQQQGSDRIVVELPGVQDTAKAKDIIGRTATLEARLADPINTHPNPNDPVPPGEELFTQGNQAPVLLKKEVIFTGDRIIDASAGFDDHQRPSVNIRLDSAGGRSVRAVSRENIGKPMAMVLFEKGKGEVLTVATIQSELGDRFQITGQPTPQAAADLALLLRAGSLAAPMDIIEERTIGPSLGADNIKMGVHSVIWGFCAIAVFMIAYYMLFGVVSVIGLSVNLLLLVAVLSLMQATLTLPGIAAIALALGMAIDSNVLINERVREELRAGQPPQLAIQSGYAHAWATILDSNVTTLIAGLALLAFGSGPVRAFAIVHCLGILTSMFSAVFFSRGIVNLWYGGRKKLKSLAIGQVWKPEGAAASAAFAEADDATDTARAAKLAAPAKGNAPRTGKPQLRNRAQQGVSPKKPGSTQ, encoded by the coding sequence ATGAATCGTTATCCACTCTGGAAATATGTCGTGATGGTCGTGGCGCTCGCCATCGGCCTTCTGTACACATTGCCCAACTTCTTCGGCGAAGCGCCGGCGGTGCAGGTGTCGAGCGGCAAGGCCACGGTCAAGCTCGACTCGACCACGCTGACCCAGGTCGAATCGGCGCTCGCCGCCGCACAGATCACGCCGGACGACGTCACCTTCGAGAACACGGCGACCAACGCGAACATCCGCGTGCGCCTGAAGGACACCGATACGCAGCTGCGCGTCAAGGACCTGCTGCAGAAATCGCTGAATGCCGACCCGAACGATCCGCAGTACGTCGTCGCGCTGAACCTGCAGAGCGCGTCGCCGCGCTGGCTGACCGCGCTGCACGCGCTGCCGATGTACCTCGGCCTCGACCTGCGTGGCGGCGTGCACTTCCTGCTCCAGGTCGACATGACGGGCGCGCTCACGAAGAAGCTCGATTCCGACGCGTCCGACGCGCGCACGCTGCTGCGCGACAAGAACATCCGCGACGGCGGCGTGAGCCGCGTCGACCAGTCCGTGGTCGTCAATTTCAGCGATGCGCAGACGGCGGAAGATGCCCGCAAGCTGCTCGCGCTGTCGATCACCGAACTGCAATGGGCGACCCAGCCCGGCGGCGGCGGCACGCAGGTCGTCGGCACGTTTACGCCGGCCGTGCAGAAGTCCGTCGAGGACGCCGCGCTCAAGCAGAACCTGACGACGCTCCACAACCGCGTGAACGAACTCGGCGTGTCGGAGCCGATCCTGCAGCAGCAGGGCAGCGACCGTATCGTCGTCGAGCTGCCGGGCGTGCAGGACACCGCGAAGGCGAAGGACATCATCGGCCGCACCGCGACGCTCGAAGCGCGCCTCGCCGACCCGATCAACACGCACCCGAACCCGAACGACCCGGTGCCGCCGGGCGAAGAGCTGTTCACGCAGGGCAACCAGGCGCCCGTGCTGCTGAAGAAGGAAGTGATCTTCACGGGCGACCGCATCATCGATGCATCGGCCGGTTTCGACGATCACCAGCGTCCGTCGGTCAACATCCGCCTCGACTCGGCGGGCGGCCGCTCGGTGCGCGCGGTGTCGCGCGAGAACATCGGCAAGCCGATGGCGATGGTGCTGTTCGAGAAGGGCAAGGGCGAAGTGCTGACGGTCGCGACGATCCAGTCGGAGCTCGGCGACCGCTTCCAGATCACGGGCCAGCCGACGCCGCAGGCCGCGGCCGACCTCGCGCTGCTGCTGCGCGCCGGTTCGCTCGCCGCGCCGATGGACATCATCGAGGAACGCACGATCGGCCCGAGCCTCGGCGCCGACAACATCAAGATGGGCGTCCACTCGGTGATCTGGGGCTTCTGCGCGATCGCCGTGTTCATGATCGCGTACTACATGCTGTTCGGCGTGGTCTCGGTGATCGGCCTGTCGGTGAACCTGCTGCTGCTCGTCGCCGTGCTGTCGCTGATGCAGGCCACGCTGACGCTGCCCGGTATCGCCGCTATCGCGCTCGCGCTCGGTATGGCGATCGACTCGAACGTGCTGATCAACGAGCGCGTGCGTGAAGAACTGCGCGCGGGCCAGCCGCCGCAGCTCGCGATCCAGTCGGGCTACGCGCACGCATGGGCGACGATTCTCGACTCGAACGTCACGACGCTGATCGCCGGCCTCGCGCTGCTCGCGTTCGGCTCGGGCCCGGTTCGCGCGTTCGCGATCGTGCACTGCCTCGGTATCCTGACGTCGATGTTCTCCGCGGTGTTCTTCTCGCGCGGGATCGTCAACCTCTGGTACGGCGGCCGCAAGAAGCTGAAGTCGCTCGCGATCGGCCAGGTGTGGAAGCCGGAAGGCGCCGCAGCCAGCGCGGCGTTCGCCGAGGCGGACGATGCGACCGACACCGCGCGTGCCGCGAAGCTCGCCGCGCCCGCGAAGGGCAACGCGCCGCGCACCGGCAAGCCGCAGCTGCGCAACCGCGCGCAGCAAGGCGTGTCGCCGAAGAAACCGGGCTCGACCCAATAA
- the recG gene encoding ATP-dependent DNA helicase RecG, with protein MPVSPRRSPAAVADSADPFDAEDAAPPSPRTGARRAAPRRGADGRLAQPAAAAPDVTAEPAASEPAASAPEPAAPKRKKAAADKPVKTVDKLAKLGLTRSIDLVLHLPMRYEDETTLTPIGELLPGGIAQTEGVVFDNEVAYRPRRQLVVKIQDDDGEQLVLRFLNFYGSQVKQMAVGQRLRVRGDVRGGFFGLEMVHPAVRVVEADAPLPQVLTPVYPSTAGVSQAYLRKAIENAVERTPLPELLPPEIQRDYLKPLDVPTLEQAVRILHHPRVDSDEAALMDGSHPAWTRIKFEELLAQQLSLKRAHEERRTRAAPAMPRRTASDADALTTRLYAALPFTLTGAQARVVDEIARDLTLAHPMQRLLQGDVGSGKTVVAALAATQAIDAGYQAALMAPTEILAEQHARKLRAWLEPLGVTVAWLAGSLKAKEKRAAIEAAALGTAQLVIGTHAIIQDTVEFARLGLVIVDEQHRFGVEQRLALRAKAANAANGARDFQPHQLMMSATPIPRTLAMTYYADLEVSTIDELPPGRTPVLTRLVGDARREEVIARVREAALTGRQVYWVCPLIEESETLQLQTAVETYETLAAALPELKVGLVHGRLSPADKAAVMEAFTRNDVQLLVATTVIEVGVDVPNASLMVIEHAERFGLAQLHQLRGRVGRGTAASVCVLLYTGPLSLTGRERLKTMRETTDGFEIARRDLEIRGPGEFLGARQSGAAMLRFANLETDGWLIDPAREAATRLIAAYPEIVTQHLARWLGAREQYLKA; from the coding sequence ATGCCTGTGTCACCACGCCGTTCCCCCGCTGCCGTTGCCGATTCCGCCGATCCGTTCGACGCGGAGGATGCCGCGCCGCCCTCGCCCCGCACGGGGGCGCGCCGCGCGGCGCCGCGTCGCGGCGCCGACGGCAGGCTCGCGCAGCCGGCGGCCGCCGCGCCCGACGTGACGGCCGAGCCTGCTGCATCGGAGCCGGCCGCGTCCGCGCCTGAGCCGGCCGCGCCGAAGCGCAAGAAGGCCGCGGCCGACAAGCCCGTGAAGACCGTCGACAAGCTCGCAAAGCTCGGCCTCACGCGCTCGATCGATCTCGTGCTGCATCTGCCGATGCGCTACGAGGACGAAACCACGCTCACGCCGATCGGCGAGCTGCTGCCGGGCGGCATCGCGCAGACCGAAGGGGTCGTGTTCGACAACGAGGTCGCGTATCGCCCGCGCCGCCAGCTCGTCGTGAAGATCCAGGACGACGACGGCGAGCAGCTCGTGCTGCGCTTCCTGAATTTCTACGGCTCGCAGGTCAAGCAGATGGCCGTCGGCCAGCGGCTGCGCGTGCGCGGCGACGTGCGCGGCGGCTTCTTCGGGTTGGAGATGGTGCATCCGGCGGTGCGCGTCGTCGAAGCCGATGCGCCGCTGCCGCAGGTGCTCACGCCCGTCTATCCGAGCACGGCCGGCGTGTCGCAGGCGTACCTGCGCAAGGCGATCGAGAACGCGGTGGAACGCACGCCGCTGCCCGAACTGCTGCCGCCCGAGATCCAGCGCGACTACCTGAAGCCGCTCGACGTGCCGACGCTCGAGCAGGCGGTGCGCATCCTGCACCACCCGCGCGTCGATTCCGACGAAGCCGCGCTGATGGACGGCTCGCATCCGGCGTGGACGCGCATCAAGTTCGAGGAGCTGCTCGCGCAGCAGCTGTCGCTCAAGCGCGCGCACGAGGAGCGCCGCACGCGTGCGGCGCCCGCGATGCCGCGCCGCACCGCGAGCGATGCCGATGCGCTGACGACCCGGCTCTATGCCGCGCTGCCGTTCACGCTGACGGGCGCGCAGGCGCGCGTCGTCGACGAGATCGCGCGCGACCTCACGCTCGCGCACCCGATGCAGCGCCTGCTGCAGGGCGACGTCGGCAGCGGCAAGACGGTGGTCGCGGCGCTGGCCGCCACGCAGGCGATCGACGCCGGCTACCAGGCCGCGCTGATGGCGCCCACCGAAATTCTCGCGGAGCAACACGCGCGCAAGCTGCGCGCGTGGCTCGAGCCGCTCGGCGTCACGGTTGCGTGGCTCGCGGGCAGCCTGAAGGCGAAAGAGAAGCGCGCGGCGATCGAGGCGGCCGCGCTCGGCACCGCGCAGCTCGTGATCGGCACGCACGCGATCATCCAGGACACGGTCGAATTCGCACGGCTCGGCCTCGTGATCGTCGACGAGCAGCACCGCTTCGGCGTCGAGCAGCGGCTCGCGCTGCGGGCCAAGGCCGCGAACGCGGCCAACGGCGCGCGCGACTTCCAGCCGCACCAGCTGATGATGTCGGCCACGCCGATTCCGCGCACGCTCGCGATGACGTATTACGCGGATCTCGAGGTTTCGACGATCGACGAGCTGCCGCCGGGCCGCACGCCGGTGCTGACGCGCCTCGTCGGCGATGCGCGGCGCGAGGAGGTGATCGCCCGCGTGCGCGAGGCCGCGCTGACCGGGCGCCAGGTGTACTGGGTGTGCCCGCTGATCGAGGAAAGCGAGACGCTGCAGCTGCAGACGGCCGTCGAGACTTACGAGACGCTGGCCGCCGCGCTCCCGGAGCTGAAGGTCGGGCTCGTGCACGGCCGGCTGTCGCCGGCCGACAAGGCGGCCGTGATGGAAGCGTTCACGCGCAACGACGTGCAGCTGCTCGTCGCGACGACCGTGATCGAGGTCGGCGTCGACGTGCCGAACGCGTCGCTGATGGTGATCGAGCACGCGGAGCGCTTCGGCCTCGCGCAGCTGCACCAGTTGCGCGGCCGGGTCGGGCGCGGCACCGCGGCGTCGGTATGCGTGCTGCTGTACACGGGGCCGCTGTCGCTCACCGGCCGCGAACGGCTGAAGACGATGCGCGAGACGACCGACGGCTTCGAGATCGCGCGGCGCGACCTCGAGATCCGCGGTCCCGGCGAATTCCTCGGCGCGCGCCAGTCGGGCGCGGCGATGCTGCGCTTCGCGAACCTCGAGACCGACGGCTGGCTGATCGATCCGGCCCGCGAAGCCGCGACGCGGCTGATTGCCGCGTATCCCGAAATCGTCACGCAGCATCTCGCGCGCTGGCTCGGCGCGCGGGAGCAGTACCTGAAGGCTTGA